A window of the Oncorhynchus keta strain PuntledgeMale-10-30-2019 chromosome 21, Oket_V2, whole genome shotgun sequence genome harbors these coding sequences:
- the LOC118377339 gene encoding uncharacterized protein LOC118377339 isoform X13 has translation MTEDNDSSTMKILDIDDNMYVKPRTRHGFQYSVHFQWWKRSFGVAALCLGLLCILLLAGIIGMCVNYTGQHSRDERDQLQTSNNNLIKERDQLQTSYNNLTKERDQLQTSYNNLTKERDQLQTSYNNLTKERDQLQTSYNNLIKERDQHQRETEKLKIKGNVALNGVATQSSLYKNRNAYDAIDGKRNTHYESCTHTLKDRNPWWRVDLLNVYRITDVTLTNRGDCCPERLDGAEIRIGNSLENNGINNSRCAVISHIPAGESHTFQCNEMEGRYVVVVIPGRSEWLTLCELEVHGTPAGNVALNGPVGNVALNGVATQSSLYENRNAYDAIDGKRNTHYESCTHTLKDRNPWWRVDLLNVYRITDVTLTNRGDCCPERLDGAEIRIGNSLENNGINNSRCAVISHIPAGESHTFQCNEMEGRYVVVVIPGRSEWLTLCELEVHGTPAGNVALNGVATQSSLYENRNAYDAIDGKRNTHYGSCTHTLKDRNPWWRVDLLNVYRITDVTLTNRGDCCPERLDGAEIRIGNSLENNGINNSRCAVISHIPAGESHTFQCNEMEGRYVVVVIPGRSEWLTLCELEVHGTPAGRPCPEGWQTSGSSCYYTTTVIKTWEESRKDCNERGAHLVIINSREEQTFINGLYGPGNETWIGLTNVDTEGTWKWVDDTPLTTAYWKTGKPSSSLGADQDCVAFFHHSSDPGEWNNEECHKSTNWICEIF, from the exons ATG ACAGAAGACAATGACTCCAGCACAATGAAAATCTTGGATATTGATGACAACATGTATGTCAAGCCCAGAACAAGACATGGCTTTCAATATTCAG TGCATTTTCAGTGGTGGAAGAGATCATTCGGAGTTGCTGCGTTGTGTCTTGGATTGCTGTGTATTCTCCTACTGGCTGGGATCATAGGCATGTGTGTCAACT ACACTGGTCAGCATTCCCGTGATGAAAGAGACCAGCTACAAACCAGTAATAACAACCTgattaaagagagagaccagctacagaccagttataacaacctgactaaagagagagaccagctacagaccagttataacaacctgactaaagagagagaccagctacagaccagttataacaacctgactaaagagagagaccagctacagaccagttataaTAACCTGATTAAAGAAAGAGACCAGCAtcagagggagacagaaaagcTGAAAATCAAAG GAAATGTGGCGTTGAATGGAGTGGCCACTCAGTCATCACTGTATAAAAATCGCAACGCTTACGATGCCATCGATGGGAAAAGAAACACACACTATGAATCCTGCACCCACACTCTGAAAGACAGAAACCCGTGGTGGAGAGTGGACCTGCTGAATGTGTACAGAATAACAGATGTCACCCTCACCAACAGAGGAGACTGCTGTCCTGAGAGGCTTGATGGTGCTGAGATCCGCATCGGTAACTCATTGGAGAACAACGGCATCAACAACTCCAG ATGTGCCGTCATCTCCCACATCCCAGCAGGAGAGTCCCACACCTTTCAGTGCAATGAGATGGAGGGTCGCTACGTTGTTGTGGTCATCCCTGGCAGGTCGGAATGGCTCACTCTGTGTGAGTTGGAAGTTCATGGTACTCCTGCAG GAAATGTGGCGTTGAATGGACCTGTAGGAAATGTGGCGTTGAATGGAGTGGCCACTCAGTCATCACTGTATGAAAATCGCAACGCTTACGATGCCATCGATGGGAAAAGAAACACACACTATGAATCCTGCACCCACACTCTGAAAGACAGAAACCCGTGGTGGAGAGTGGACCTGCTGAATGTGTACAGAATAACAGATGTCACCCTCACCAACAGAGGAGACTGCTGTCCTGAGAGGCTTGATGGCGCTGAGATCCGCATCGGTAACTCATTGGAGAACAACGGCATCAACAACTCCAG ATGTGCCGTCATCTCCCACATCCCAGCAGGAGAGTCCCACACCTTTCAGTGCAATGAGATGGAGGGTCGCTACGTTGTTGTGGTCATCCCTGGCAGGTCGGAATGGCTCACTCTGTGTGAGTTGGAAGTTCATGGTACTCCTGCAG GAAATGTGGCGTTGAATGGAGTGGCCACTCAGTCATCACTGTATGAAAATCGCAACGCTTACGATGCCATCGATGGGAAAAGAAACACACACTATGGATCCTGCACCCACACTCTGAAAGACAGAAACCCGTGGTGGAGAGTGGACCTGCTGAATGTGTACAGAATAACAGATGTCACCCTCACCAACAGAGGAGACTGCTGTCCTGAGAGGCTTGATGGTGCTGAGATCCGCATCGGTAACTCATTGGAGAACAACGGCATCAACAACTCCAG ATGTGCCGTCATCTCCCACATCCCAGCAGGAGAGTCCCACACCTTCCAGTGCAATGAGATGGAGGGTCGCTACGTTGTTGTGGTTATCCCTGGCAGGTCGGAATGGCTCACTCTGTGTGAGTTGGAAGTTCATGGTACTCCTGCAG GGAGACCCTGTCCTGAAGGATGGCAGACATCTGGCTCTAGCTGTTACTACACCACCACCGTGATTAAAACCTGGGAGGAGAGCAGAAAGGACTGCAACGAGAGAGGAGCACACTTGGTGATCATAAACAGCAGAgaggaacag ACATTTATCAATGGATTATACGGACCGGGGAATGAGACCTGGATCGGTCTGACGAACGTTGACACTGAGGGAACCTGGAAATGGGTGGACGACACACCACTGACCACAGC GTATTGGAAGACTGGAAAGCCCAGCAGCTCTTTAGGGGCCGACCAGGACTGTGTggcgtttttccaccattcatcaGACCCAGGGGAGTGGAACAACGAGGAATGTCACAAGTCAACCAACTGGATCTGTGAGATATTTTAA
- the LOC118377339 gene encoding uncharacterized protein LOC118377339 isoform X14, with the protein MTEDNDSSTMKILDIDDNMYVKPRTRHGFQYSVHFQWWKRSFGVAALCLGLLCILLLAGIIGMCVNYTGQHSRDERDQLQTSNNNLIKERDQLQTSYNNLTKERDQLQTSYNNLTKERDQLQTSYNNLTKERDQLQTSYNNLIKERDQHQRETEKLKIKGNVALNGVATQSSLYKNRNAYDAIDGKRNTHYESCTHTLKDRNPWWRVDLLNVYRITDVTLTNRGDCCPERLDGAEIRIGNSLENNGINNSRCAVISHIPAGESHTFQCNEMEGRYVVVVIPGRSEWLTLCELEVHGTPAGNVALNGVATQSSLYENRNAYDAIDGKRNTHYESCTHTLKDRNPWWRVDLLNVYRITDVTLTNRGDCCPERLDGAEIRIGNSLENNGINNSRCAVISHIPAGESHTFQCNEMEGRYVVVVIPGRSEWLTLCELEVHGTPAGNVALNGPVGNVALNGVATQSSLYENRNAYDAIDGKRNTHYGSCTHTLKDRNPWWRVDLLNVYRITDVTLTNRGDCCPERLDGAEIRIGNSLENNGINNSRCAVISHIPAGESHTFQCNEMEGRYVVVVIPGRSEWLTLCELEVHGTPAGRPCPEGWQTSGSSCYYTTTVIKTWEESRKDCNERGAHLVIINSREEQTFINGLYGPGNETWIGLTNVDTEGTWKWVDDTPLTTAYWKTGKPSSSLGADQDCVAFFHHSSDPGEWNNEECHKSTNWICEIF; encoded by the exons ATG ACAGAAGACAATGACTCCAGCACAATGAAAATCTTGGATATTGATGACAACATGTATGTCAAGCCCAGAACAAGACATGGCTTTCAATATTCAG TGCATTTTCAGTGGTGGAAGAGATCATTCGGAGTTGCTGCGTTGTGTCTTGGATTGCTGTGTATTCTCCTACTGGCTGGGATCATAGGCATGTGTGTCAACT ACACTGGTCAGCATTCCCGTGATGAAAGAGACCAGCTACAAACCAGTAATAACAACCTgattaaagagagagaccagctacagaccagttataacaacctgactaaagagagagaccagctacagaccagttataacaacctgactaaagagagagaccagctacagaccagttataacaacctgactaaagagagagaccagctacagaccagttataaTAACCTGATTAAAGAAAGAGACCAGCAtcagagggagacagaaaagcTGAAAATCAAAG GAAATGTGGCGTTGAATGGAGTGGCCACTCAGTCATCACTGTATAAAAATCGCAACGCTTACGATGCCATCGATGGGAAAAGAAACACACACTATGAATCCTGCACCCACACTCTGAAAGACAGAAACCCGTGGTGGAGAGTGGACCTGCTGAATGTGTACAGAATAACAGATGTCACCCTCACCAACAGAGGAGACTGCTGTCCTGAGAGGCTTGATGGTGCTGAGATCCGCATCGGTAACTCATTGGAGAACAACGGCATCAACAACTCCAG ATGTGCCGTCATCTCCCACATCCCAGCAGGAGAGTCCCACACCTTTCAGTGCAATGAGATGGAGGGTCGCTACGTTGTTGTGGTCATCCCTGGCAGGTCGGAATGGCTCACTCTGTGTGAGTTGGAAGTTCATGGTACTCCTGCAG GAAATGTGGCGTTGAATGGAGTGGCCACTCAGTCATCACTGTATGAAAATCGCAACGCTTACGATGCCATCGATGGGAAAAGAAACACACACTATGAATCCTGCACCCACACTCTGAAAGACAGAAACCCGTGGTGGAGAGTGGACCTGCTGAATGTGTACAGAATAACAGATGTCACCCTCACCAACAGAGGAGACTGCTGTCCTGAGAGGCTTGATGGCGCTGAGATCCGCATCGGTAACTCATTGGAGAACAACGGCATCAACAACTCCAG ATGTGCCGTCATCTCCCACATCCCAGCAGGAGAGTCCCACACCTTTCAGTGCAATGAGATGGAGGGTCGCTACGTTGTTGTGGTCATCCCTGGCAGGTCGGAATGGCTCACTCTGTGTGAGTTGGAAGTTCATGGTACTCCTGCAG GAAATGTGGCATTGAATGGACCTGTAGGAAATGTGGCGTTGAATGGAGTGGCCACTCAGTCATCACTGTATGAAAATCGCAACGCTTACGATGCCATCGATGGGAAAAGAAACACACACTATGGATCCTGCACCCACACTCTGAAAGACAGAAACCCGTGGTGGAGAGTGGACCTGCTGAATGTGTACAGAATAACAGATGTCACCCTCACCAACAGAGGAGACTGCTGTCCTGAGAGGCTTGATGGTGCTGAGATCCGCATCGGTAACTCATTGGAGAACAACGGCATCAACAACTCCAG ATGTGCCGTCATCTCCCACATCCCAGCAGGAGAGTCCCACACCTTCCAGTGCAATGAGATGGAGGGTCGCTACGTTGTTGTGGTTATCCCTGGCAGGTCGGAATGGCTCACTCTGTGTGAGTTGGAAGTTCATGGTACTCCTGCAG GGAGACCCTGTCCTGAAGGATGGCAGACATCTGGCTCTAGCTGTTACTACACCACCACCGTGATTAAAACCTGGGAGGAGAGCAGAAAGGACTGCAACGAGAGAGGAGCACACTTGGTGATCATAAACAGCAGAgaggaacag ACATTTATCAATGGATTATACGGACCGGGGAATGAGACCTGGATCGGTCTGACGAACGTTGACACTGAGGGAACCTGGAAATGGGTGGACGACACACCACTGACCACAGC GTATTGGAAGACTGGAAAGCCCAGCAGCTCTTTAGGGGCCGACCAGGACTGTGTggcgtttttccaccattcatcaGACCCAGGGGAGTGGAACAACGAGGAATGTCACAAGTCAACCAACTGGATCTGTGAGATATTTTAA
- the LOC118377339 gene encoding uncharacterized protein LOC118377339 isoform X3, giving the protein MTEDNDSSTMKILDIDDNMYVKPRTRHGFQYSVHFQWWKRSFGVAALCLGLLCILLLAGIIGMCVNYTGQHSRDERDQLQTSNNNLIKERDQLQTSYNNLTKERDQLQTSYNNLTKERDQLQTSYNNLTKERDQLQTSYNNLIKERDQHQRETEKLKIKGNVALNGVATQSSLYKNRNAYDAIDGKRNTHYESCTHTLKDRNPWWRVDLLNVYRITDVTLTNRGDCCPERLDGAEIRIGNSLENNGINNSRCAVISHIPAGESHTFQCNEMEGRYVVVVIPGRSEWLTLCELEVHGTPAGNVALNGVATQSSLYENRNAYDAIDGKRNTHYESCTHTLKDRNPWWRVDLLNVYRITDVTLTNRGDCCPERLDGAEIRIGNSLENNGINNSRCAVISHIPAGESHTFQCNEMEGRYVVVVIPGRSEWLTLCELEVHGTPAGNVALNGPVGNVALNGVATQSSLYENRNAYDAIDGKRNTHYESCTHTLKDRNPWWRVDLLNVYRITDVTLTNRGDCCPERLDGAEIRIGNSLENNGINNSRCAVISHIPAGESHTFQCNEMEGRYVVVVIPGRSEWLTLCELEVHGTPAGNVALNGPVGNVALNGVATQSSLYENRNAYDAIDGKRNTHYGSCTHTLKDRNPWWRVDLLNVYRITDVTLTNRGDCCPERLDGAEIRIGNSLENNGINNSRCAVISHIPAGESHTFQCNEMEGRYVVVVIPGRSEWLTLCELEVHGTPAGRPCPEGWQTSGSSCYYTTTVIKTWEESRKDCNERGAHLVIINSREEQTFINGLYGPGNETWIGLTNVDTEGTWKWVDDTPLTTAYWKTGKPSSSLGADQDCVAFFHHSSDPGEWNNEECHKSTNWICEIF; this is encoded by the exons ATG ACAGAAGACAATGACTCCAGCACAATGAAAATCTTGGATATTGATGACAACATGTATGTCAAGCCCAGAACAAGACATGGCTTTCAATATTCAG TGCATTTTCAGTGGTGGAAGAGATCATTCGGAGTTGCTGCGTTGTGTCTTGGATTGCTGTGTATTCTCCTACTGGCTGGGATCATAGGCATGTGTGTCAACT ACACTGGTCAGCATTCCCGTGATGAAAGAGACCAGCTACAAACCAGTAATAACAACCTgattaaagagagagaccagctacagaccagttataacaacctgactaaagagagagaccagctacagaccagttataacaacctgactaaagagagagaccagctacagaccagttataacaacctgactaaagagagagaccagctacagaccagttataaTAACCTGATTAAAGAAAGAGACCAGCAtcagagggagacagaaaagcTGAAAATCAAAG GAAATGTGGCGTTGAATGGAGTGGCCACTCAGTCATCACTGTATAAAAATCGCAACGCTTACGATGCCATCGATGGGAAAAGAAACACACACTATGAATCCTGCACCCACACTCTGAAAGACAGAAACCCGTGGTGGAGAGTGGACCTGCTGAATGTGTACAGAATAACAGATGTCACCCTCACCAACAGAGGAGACTGCTGTCCTGAGAGGCTTGATGGTGCTGAGATCCGCATCGGTAACTCATTGGAGAACAACGGCATCAACAACTCCAG ATGTGCCGTCATCTCCCACATCCCAGCAGGAGAGTCCCACACCTTTCAGTGCAATGAGATGGAGGGTCGCTACGTTGTTGTGGTCATCCCTGGCAGGTCGGAATGGCTCACTCTGTGTGAGTTGGAAGTTCATGGTACTCCTGCAG GAAATGTGGCGTTGAATGGAGTGGCCACTCAGTCATCACTGTATGAAAATCGCAACGCTTACGATGCCATCGATGGGAAAAGAAACACACACTATGAATCCTGCACCCACACTCTGAAAGACAGAAACCCGTGGTGGAGAGTGGACCTGCTGAATGTGTACAGAATAACAGATGTCACCCTCACCAACAGAGGAGACTGCTGTCCTGAGAGGCTTGATGGCGCTGAGATCCGCATCGGTAACTCATTGGAGAACAACGGCATCAACAACTCCAG ATGTGCCGTCATCTCCCACATCCCAGCAGGAGAGTCCCACACCTTTCAGTGCAATGAGATGGAGGGTCGCTACGTTGTTGTGGTCATCCCTGGCAGGTCGGAATGGCTCACTCTGTGTGAGTTGGAAGTTCATGGTACTCCTGCAG GAAATGTGGCGTTGAATGGACCTGTAGGAAATGTGGCGTTGAATGGAGTGGCCACTCAGTCATCACTGTATGAAAATCGCAACGCTTACGATGCCATCGATGGGAAAAGAAACACACACTATGAATCCTGCACCCACACTCTGAAAGACAGAAACCCGTGGTGGAGAGTGGACCTGCTGAATGTGTACAGAATAACAGATGTCACCCTCACCAACAGAGGAGACTGCTGTCCTGAGAGGCTTGATGGCGCTGAGATCCGCATCGGTAACTCATTGGAGAACAACGGCATCAACAACTCCAG ATGTGCCGTCATCTCCCACATCCCAGCAGGAGAGTCCCACACCTTTCAGTGCAATGAGATGGAGGGTCGCTACGTTGTTGTGGTCATCCCTGGCAGGTCGGAATGGCTCACTCTGTGTGAGTTGGAAGTTCATGGTACTCCTGCAG GAAATGTGGCATTGAATGGACCTGTAGGAAATGTGGCGTTGAATGGAGTGGCCACTCAGTCATCACTGTATGAAAATCGCAACGCTTACGATGCCATCGATGGGAAAAGAAACACACACTATGGATCCTGCACCCACACTCTGAAAGACAGAAACCCGTGGTGGAGAGTGGACCTGCTGAATGTGTACAGAATAACAGATGTCACCCTCACCAACAGAGGAGACTGCTGTCCTGAGAGGCTTGATGGTGCTGAGATCCGCATCGGTAACTCATTGGAGAACAACGGCATCAACAACTCCAG ATGTGCCGTCATCTCCCACATCCCAGCAGGAGAGTCCCACACCTTCCAGTGCAATGAGATGGAGGGTCGCTACGTTGTTGTGGTTATCCCTGGCAGGTCGGAATGGCTCACTCTGTGTGAGTTGGAAGTTCATGGTACTCCTGCAG GGAGACCCTGTCCTGAAGGATGGCAGACATCTGGCTCTAGCTGTTACTACACCACCACCGTGATTAAAACCTGGGAGGAGAGCAGAAAGGACTGCAACGAGAGAGGAGCACACTTGGTGATCATAAACAGCAGAgaggaacag ACATTTATCAATGGATTATACGGACCGGGGAATGAGACCTGGATCGGTCTGACGAACGTTGACACTGAGGGAACCTGGAAATGGGTGGACGACACACCACTGACCACAGC GTATTGGAAGACTGGAAAGCCCAGCAGCTCTTTAGGGGCCGACCAGGACTGTGTggcgtttttccaccattcatcaGACCCAGGGGAGTGGAACAACGAGGAATGTCACAAGTCAACCAACTGGATCTGTGAGATATTTTAA
- the LOC118377339 gene encoding uncharacterized protein LOC118377339 isoform X5, translated as MTEDNDSSTMKILDIDDNMYVKPRTRHGFQYSVHFQWWKRSFGVAALCLGLLCILLLAGIIGMCVNYTGQHSRDERDQLQTSNNNLIKERDQLQTSYNNLTKERDQLQTSYNNLTKERDQLQTSYNNLTKERDQLQTSYNNLIKERDQHQRETEKLKIKGNVALNGVATQSSLYKNRNAYDAIDGKRNTHYESCTHTLKDRNPWWRVDLLNVYRITDVTLTNRGDCCPERLDGAEIRIGNSLENNGINNSRCAVISHIPAGESHTFQCNEMEGRYVVVVIPGRSEWLTLCELEVHGTPAGNVALNGPVGNVALNGVATQSSLYENRNAYDAIDGKRNTHYESCTHTLKDRNPWWRVDLLNVYRITDVTLTNRGDCCPERLDGAEIRIGNSLENNGINNSRCAVISHIPAGESHTFQCNEMEGRYVVVVIPGRSEWLTLCELEVHGTPAGNVALNGPVGNVALNGVATQSSLYENRNAYDAIDGKRNTHYGSCTHTLKDRNPWWRVDLLNVYRITDVTLTNRGDCCPERLDGAEIRIGNSLENNGINNSRCAVISHIPAGESHTFQCNEMEGRYVVVVIPGRSEWLTLCELEVHGTPAGRPCPEGWQTSGSSCYYTTTVIKTWEESRKDCNERGAHLVIINSREEQTFINGLYGPGNETWIGLTNVDTEGTWKWVDDTPLTTAYWKTGKPSSSLGADQDCVAFFHHSSDPGEWNNEECHKSTNWICEIF; from the exons ATG ACAGAAGACAATGACTCCAGCACAATGAAAATCTTGGATATTGATGACAACATGTATGTCAAGCCCAGAACAAGACATGGCTTTCAATATTCAG TGCATTTTCAGTGGTGGAAGAGATCATTCGGAGTTGCTGCGTTGTGTCTTGGATTGCTGTGTATTCTCCTACTGGCTGGGATCATAGGCATGTGTGTCAACT ACACTGGTCAGCATTCCCGTGATGAAAGAGACCAGCTACAAACCAGTAATAACAACCTgattaaagagagagaccagctacagaccagttataacaacctgactaaagagagagaccagctacagaccagttataacaacctgactaaagagagagaccagctacagaccagttataacaacctgactaaagagagagaccagctacagaccagttataaTAACCTGATTAAAGAAAGAGACCAGCAtcagagggagacagaaaagcTGAAAATCAAAG GAAATGTGGCGTTGAATGGAGTGGCCACTCAGTCATCACTGTATAAAAATCGCAACGCTTACGATGCCATCGATGGGAAAAGAAACACACACTATGAATCCTGCACCCACACTCTGAAAGACAGAAACCCGTGGTGGAGAGTGGACCTGCTGAATGTGTACAGAATAACAGATGTCACCCTCACCAACAGAGGAGACTGCTGTCCTGAGAGGCTTGATGGTGCTGAGATCCGCATCGGTAACTCATTGGAGAACAACGGCATCAACAACTCCAG ATGTGCCGTCATCTCCCACATCCCAGCAGGAGAGTCCCACACCTTTCAGTGCAATGAGATGGAGGGTCGCTACGTTGTTGTGGTCATCCCTGGCAGGTCGGAATGGCTCACTCTGTGTGAGTTGGAAGTTCATGGTACTCCTGCAG GAAATGTGGCGTTGAATGGACCTGTAGGAAATGTGGCGTTGAATGGAGTGGCCACTCAGTCATCACTGTATGAAAATCGCAACGCTTACGATGCCATCGATGGGAAAAGAAACACACACTATGAATCCTGCACCCACACTCTGAAAGACAGAAACCCGTGGTGGAGAGTGGACCTGCTGAATGTGTACAGAATAACAGATGTCACCCTCACCAACAGAGGAGACTGCTGTCCTGAGAGGCTTGATGGCGCTGAGATCCGCATCGGTAACTCATTGGAGAACAACGGCATCAACAACTCCAG ATGTGCCGTCATCTCCCACATCCCAGCAGGAGAGTCCCACACCTTTCAGTGCAATGAGATGGAGGGTCGCTACGTTGTTGTGGTCATCCCTGGCAGGTCGGAATGGCTCACTCTGTGTGAGTTGGAAGTTCATGGTACTCCTGCAG GAAATGTGGCATTGAATGGACCTGTAGGAAATGTGGCGTTGAATGGAGTGGCCACTCAGTCATCACTGTATGAAAATCGCAACGCTTACGATGCCATCGATGGGAAAAGAAACACACACTATGGATCCTGCACCCACACTCTGAAAGACAGAAACCCGTGGTGGAGAGTGGACCTGCTGAATGTGTACAGAATAACAGATGTCACCCTCACCAACAGAGGAGACTGCTGTCCTGAGAGGCTTGATGGTGCTGAGATCCGCATCGGTAACTCATTGGAGAACAACGGCATCAACAACTCCAG ATGTGCCGTCATCTCCCACATCCCAGCAGGAGAGTCCCACACCTTCCAGTGCAATGAGATGGAGGGTCGCTACGTTGTTGTGGTTATCCCTGGCAGGTCGGAATGGCTCACTCTGTGTGAGTTGGAAGTTCATGGTACTCCTGCAG GGAGACCCTGTCCTGAAGGATGGCAGACATCTGGCTCTAGCTGTTACTACACCACCACCGTGATTAAAACCTGGGAGGAGAGCAGAAAGGACTGCAACGAGAGAGGAGCACACTTGGTGATCATAAACAGCAGAgaggaacag ACATTTATCAATGGATTATACGGACCGGGGAATGAGACCTGGATCGGTCTGACGAACGTTGACACTGAGGGAACCTGGAAATGGGTGGACGACACACCACTGACCACAGC GTATTGGAAGACTGGAAAGCCCAGCAGCTCTTTAGGGGCCGACCAGGACTGTGTggcgtttttccaccattcatcaGACCCAGGGGAGTGGAACAACGAGGAATGTCACAAGTCAACCAACTGGATCTGTGAGATATTTTAA